From the genome of Salvelinus alpinus chromosome 19, SLU_Salpinus.1, whole genome shotgun sequence, one region includes:
- the LOC139545785 gene encoding tetraspanin-36-like gives MDCGIITSKIVVLLLSLIFWAAGGFLVYVGSYMIKSYSHFDNFLQDKYTFIPAGIIIPVGVVMIIIGTVGCYATLRESKVGLSFFLLVILAIFAAEVAALVYGFIYQRRIKGDLERSMSDTFMKYNGENSDTQAVDYLQSQLQCCGVQTYLNWTTNPWFSSTNNAVPVSCCKGNNTKCTGKLDHLDLLNTRGCEGLLELLLQDVMSYAMLVILGFANLKIFGTVSVCVITCKVGRRRGYQSLDA, from the exons GCTGCGGGGGGTTTCCTTGTCTATGTAGGCTCTTATATGATCAAGAGCTACAGCCACTTTGACAACTTCCTGCAGGATAAGTACACGTTCATCCCGGCAGGCATCATCATACCTGTGGGAGTGGTGATGATCATCATCGGGACTGTGGGCTGCTACGCCACCCTGAGAGAATCCAAAGTGGGCCTTAGCTTT TTCCTGCTGGTTATCCTGGCCATCTTTGCAGCAGAGGTCGCTGCTCTAGTGTATGGGTTCATCTACCAAAGAAGG ATTAAAGGGGACTTGGAGCGGTCAATGAGTGACACCTTCATGAAGTATAATGGCGAGAACTCTGACACCCAGGCTGTGGATTACTTGCAGTCTCAG TTGCAGTGCTGTGGAGTGCAGACCTACCTGAACTGGACCACCAACCCCTGGTTCAGCAGCACTAACAACGCTGTGCCCGTCTCCTGTTGTAAAGGGAACAACACTAAGTGTACAGGCAAACTGGACCATTTAGACCTGCTCAATACCCGG GGTTGTGAGGGTTTGCTGGAGCTGCTCCTTCAGGATGTGATGAGTTATGCCATGCTGGTCATCCTTGGATTTGCCAACCTCAAG ATTTTCGGGACGGTCAGTGTGTGCGTGATCACATGTAAAGTTGGCAGGCGACGTGGCTACCAGTCCCTGGATGCCTGA